Proteins encoded in a region of the Megalops cyprinoides isolate fMegCyp1 chromosome 3, fMegCyp1.pri, whole genome shotgun sequence genome:
- the fnip1 gene encoding folliculin-interacting protein 1 isoform X1, which yields MPPTLFQKLFNKRNAFSPPPKCTKDDHSYSWPSPELEPSQIRLIVYQDCERRGRNVLFDSNAKKRSSEEAPVSKPCSEAQVKMFGKCCQLRPTGSSSSLDSSSSSTSEPREQGPRFQGSRCSSDANMLGEMMFGSVAMSYKGSTLKIHQIRSPPQLMLSKVFTARTGSSVYGSLNTLQDSLEFINQDSNSLRPDQSTVVNGFLGNIGFSQLCSPRRAFSEQGPLRLIKSASFFSGHSNPMDMPGRGLNDERDSGIARSASLSSLLITPFPSPGSSLTSSCASSYQRRWLRSQTTSLENGVFPRWSVEESFNMSDESSGPSLGVVRKKKIAIGVIFLLSQDEEENTKFQDFFFSHFPLFESHMNKLKSAIEQAMKMSRRSADASQRVLAYSRIVDGLNEFRTTICNLYTMPRVAEPVWLTMMSGTPEKNQLCGQFMRELALLMEQASKNQFLPALLTAVLTHHLAWVPTVMPNGQPPIKIFLEKHSSQSVDMLAKTHPYNPLWAQLGDLYGAISSPVRLSRTVVVGKRQELVQRLLYVLTYFIRCSELLETHLLESAEDEAIVMPGSLITTSLRRGEVEESDYVLVTMHKPRDDYLSQGVAAEDDYPSDGSCRDEPCPDPEADGGQGPKGSALQALFNPGALPVIRTEDVSDLPAYKEKASSHCLDAKLETVVCVGSASSRDQGSVLEVELEADLDSVASEEAPDCGSHPIKVFRSSGIPLEKKPPDKKLAGPFLDDEQPASKVTFLIGDSMSPDSDTESRRQKVEEQIKKHKKHLQQQEGSTEPKCESKTTLEDQSKTNEGKETLLRVSSKMPKWNSTPEECMDLFDEYFSDDNPVETRTIDDVSKKQEASSADKSKEELLDPSGASRREAAPESEGVQGDPGGGRCRCSSTDTASDGLCGRCSAEQDKGIVISVPIPQGDKADLKKVPAPNEWEFPRNESSDSALGDSESEDAGQELHRPDGRYCREEQEEWLDEVEVPFPGAKLVENYSKPSIANFGRSLFGGYCPTYVPDFVLHGMPSDERLRQCLMADLAHAVQHPVLDEPIAEAVCIIADTDKWMVQVASSQRRATENKLGKEVLVSNLVSSLLHSTYQLYKLNLSPNFCIMHLEDRLQELYFKSKMLAEYLRGQARVHVKELGMVLGIESSDLPLLAAIASTHSPYVAQILL from the exons ATGCCTCCGACATTGTTTCAGAAACTTTTTAATAAGAGAAATGCCTTTTCACCGCCACCCAAGTGCACAAAAGACGACCACTCGTACAG ctgGCCCTCCCCTGAGCTGGAACCCAGCCAGATCAGGCTGATAGTGTATCAGGACTGCGAACGACGGGGGAGAAATGTCCTCTTCGACTCAAACGCCAAAAAGAGGAGCTCGGAGGAAGCCCCGGTGTCG aagCCCTGCAGTGAGGCCCAGGTGAAGATGTTTGGGAAGTGCTGTCAGCTGCGGCCCACCGGAAGCTCCAGCTCACTggacagcagctcctcctccacgtCCGAGCCCCGGGAGCAGGGCCCACGCTTCCAA GGGTCCCGCTGCTCGTCGGACGCCAACATGCTGGGGGAGATGATGTTCGGCTCGGTGGCGATGAGCTACAAGGGATCCACGCTGAAAATCCACCAGATCCG ATCCCCTCCGCAGCTCATGCTGAGCAAAGTGTTTACCGCTCGGACAGGAAGCAGCGTTTACGGCAGCCTCAACAC GTTGCAAGACAGCCTTGAGTTCATCAACCAAGATTCAAACTCACTGCGACCAGATCAGAGCACTGTTGTGAATGGATTTCTCGGGAACATAG GTTTCTCTCAGCTGTGCAGCCCTCGGCGGGCCTTCTCTGAGCAGGGCCCCCTGCGTCTGATCAAGAGCGCCTCTTTCTTTTCAG gacacaGCAACCCCATGGACATGCCCGGCAGGGGACTGAACGACGAGAGGGACAGCGGGATCGCCAGATCAG cgtCACTCAGTAGCCTGCTGATCACTCCTTTCCCCTCGCCCGGCTCCTCCCTGACCAGCAGCTGTGCCAGCAGCTACCAGAGACGCTGGCTGCGGAGCCAGACCACCAGCCTGGAGAACGGGGTCTTCCCAAGATG GTCAGTGGAGGAGAGCTTCAACATGTCTGATGAGAGCAGTGGGCCCAGCCTTGGTGTGGTCAGAAAGAAGAAGATAGCTATTGGAGTCATCTTTCTGCTGTCACAAGACGAGGAGGAGAACACCAAGTTCCAGGACTTCTTCTTTTCTCATTTCCCACTCTTTGAGAGTCACATGAACAAGCTCAAAAGTGCAATCGAACAG GCCATGAAAATGAGCCGGCGGTCAGCTGATGCCAGCCAGCGGGTGCTGGCTTACAGCCGGATCGTAGACGGGCTGAACGAATTTAG GACGACCATCTGCAACCTTTACACCATGCCCCGCGTGGCCGAGCCTGTGTGGCTGACCATGATGTCGGGAACCCCCGAGAAGAACCAGCTCTGCGGCCAGTTCATGAGGGAGCTCGCCCTGCTGATGGAGCAGGCCTCCAAGAATCA GTTCCTTCCAGCGCTCCTCACCGCTGTCCTCACCCACCACCTGGCCTGGGTTCCCACGGTGATGCCAAACGGACAGCCGCCCATCAAGATCTTCCTGGAGAAGCACTCTTCCCAGAGCGTGGACATGCTGGCCAAGACGCATCCCTACAACCCGCTGTGGGCTCAGCTCG GTGACCTGTACGGGGCGATCAGCTCACCGGTGCGGCTCTCCCGGACAGTGGTGGTGGGGAAGAGGCAGGAGCTGGTGCAGAGGCTCCTCTACGTCCTCACCTACTTCATCCGCTGCTCGGAGCTGCTGGAGACGCACCTGCTGGAGAGCGCGGAGGACGAGGCCATCGTCATGCCGGGCTCGCTCATCACCACCTCACTCCGGCGTGGCGAGGTGGAGGAGTCCGACTATGTGCTGGTCACCATGCACAAGCCCCGTGACGACTACCTGTCGCAGGGGGTCGCCGCCGAGGACGACTACCCCTCCGACGGCAGCTGCCGGGACGAGCCATGCCCGGACCCCGAGGCCGACGGCGGCCAGGGCCCTAAGGGCAGTGCCCTGCAGGCCCTCTTCAACCCCGGCGCGCTGCCCGTCATCCGCACCGAGGACGTCAGCGACTTGCCGGCCTACAAGGAGAAGGCCAGCAGCCACTGCCTGGACGCCAAGCTGGAGACAGTGGTGTGCGTGGGGTCGGCGTCCTCCAGGGACCAGGGCTCGgtgctggaggtggagctggaggcggATCTGGACTCCGTGGCCAGTGAGGAGGCTCCCGACTGCGGGAGCCACCCGATCAAAGTCTTCCGCTCCTCGGGGATACCGCTGGAGAAGAAGCCCCCGGACAAGAAGCTGGCCGGCCCGTTCCTGGACGACGAGCAGCCCGCCTCCAAAGTGACTTTCCTTATTGGGGACTCCATGTCCCCGGACTCGGACACGGAGAGCAGGAGGCAAAAGGTGGAGGAACAAATCAAGAAGCACAAgaaacacctgcagcagcaggagggcaGCACCGAGCCAAAATGTGAGTCGAAGACGACACTAGAGGACCAAAGCAAGACCAACGAGGGCAAGGAGACCCTGCTACGAGTCTCCAGCAAGATGCCCAAATGGAATTCCACCCCGGAGGAGTGCATGGACTTGTTCGACGAGTACTTCAGCGACGACAACCCGGTGGAGACCAGGACTATTGACGATGTGTCAAAAAAACAGGAGGCGAGCAGCGCGGACAAATCgaaggaggagctgctggatcCCTCAGGCGCCTCCAGGCGGGAGGCCGCCCCCGAGAGcgagggggtgcagggggacCCGGGCGGCGGCAGGTGTCGCTGCAGCTCGACGGACACGGCGAGCGATGGCTTGTGCGGGCGGTGTTCTGCCGAGCAGGACAAGGGCATCGTGATCTCCGTTCCCATCCCACAGGGGGACAAGGCGGACCTCAAGAAGGTCCCCGCCCCCAACGAGTGGGAGTTCCCCCGGAACGAGAGCTCAGACAGCGCCCTGGGGGATAGCGAGAGCGAGGACGCGGGGCAGGAGCTGCACCGGCCGGACGGGCGGTACTGccgggaggagcaggaggagtgGCTGGATGAGGTGGAGGTCCCCTTCCCAGG GGCAAAGCTGGTTGAAAATTACTCCAAACCGAGCATCGCCAACTTCGGGAGGTCTCTGTTCGGCGGGTACTGTCCGACGTATGTGCCCGACTTTGTTCTGCACGGCATGCCCAGCGACGAGCGGCTTCGGCAGTGCCTGATGGCGGATTTGGCGCATGCCGTACAG CATCCGGTTTTGGATGAGCCCATAGCAGAGGCCGTCTGCATTATAGCAGACACAGACAAGTGGATGGTGCAGGTAGCCAGCAGCCAGAGGAGagccactgaaaacaaactggGCAAGGAGGTCCTGGTGTCCAACCTGGTATCCAGCCTTCTCCATTCGACCTATCAGCTCTACAAACTCAACCTCTCCCCGAATTTT TGCATTATGCACCTAGAAGACCGGCTCCAGGAACTGTATTTCAAGAGCAAAATGCTGGCGGAGTACCTGAGGGGTCAGGCCAGAGTGCACGTCAAAGAGCTGGGAATGGTCCTGGG GATCGAGTCCAGCGATCTCCCTCTGTTGGCGGCGATAGCGAGCACGCACTCCCCATATGTGGCCCAGATCCTGCTGTAG
- the fnip1 gene encoding folliculin-interacting protein 1 isoform X2, translating to MPPTLFQKLFNKRNAFSPPPKCTKDDHSYSWPSPELEPSQIRLIVYQDCERRGRNVLFDSNAKKRSSEEAPVSKPCSEAQVKMFGKCCQLRPTGSSSSLDSSSSSTSEPREQGPRFQGSRCSSDANMLGEMMFGSVAMSYKGSTLKIHQIRSPPQLMLSKVFTARTGSSVYGSLNTLQDSLEFINQDSNSLRPDQSTVVNGFLGNIGHSNPMDMPGRGLNDERDSGIARSASLSSLLITPFPSPGSSLTSSCASSYQRRWLRSQTTSLENGVFPRWSVEESFNMSDESSGPSLGVVRKKKIAIGVIFLLSQDEEENTKFQDFFFSHFPLFESHMNKLKSAIEQAMKMSRRSADASQRVLAYSRIVDGLNEFRTTICNLYTMPRVAEPVWLTMMSGTPEKNQLCGQFMRELALLMEQASKNQFLPALLTAVLTHHLAWVPTVMPNGQPPIKIFLEKHSSQSVDMLAKTHPYNPLWAQLGDLYGAISSPVRLSRTVVVGKRQELVQRLLYVLTYFIRCSELLETHLLESAEDEAIVMPGSLITTSLRRGEVEESDYVLVTMHKPRDDYLSQGVAAEDDYPSDGSCRDEPCPDPEADGGQGPKGSALQALFNPGALPVIRTEDVSDLPAYKEKASSHCLDAKLETVVCVGSASSRDQGSVLEVELEADLDSVASEEAPDCGSHPIKVFRSSGIPLEKKPPDKKLAGPFLDDEQPASKVTFLIGDSMSPDSDTESRRQKVEEQIKKHKKHLQQQEGSTEPKCESKTTLEDQSKTNEGKETLLRVSSKMPKWNSTPEECMDLFDEYFSDDNPVETRTIDDVSKKQEASSADKSKEELLDPSGASRREAAPESEGVQGDPGGGRCRCSSTDTASDGLCGRCSAEQDKGIVISVPIPQGDKADLKKVPAPNEWEFPRNESSDSALGDSESEDAGQELHRPDGRYCREEQEEWLDEVEVPFPGAKLVENYSKPSIANFGRSLFGGYCPTYVPDFVLHGMPSDERLRQCLMADLAHAVQHPVLDEPIAEAVCIIADTDKWMVQVASSQRRATENKLGKEVLVSNLVSSLLHSTYQLYKLNLSPNFCIMHLEDRLQELYFKSKMLAEYLRGQARVHVKELGMVLGIESSDLPLLAAIASTHSPYVAQILL from the exons ATGCCTCCGACATTGTTTCAGAAACTTTTTAATAAGAGAAATGCCTTTTCACCGCCACCCAAGTGCACAAAAGACGACCACTCGTACAG ctgGCCCTCCCCTGAGCTGGAACCCAGCCAGATCAGGCTGATAGTGTATCAGGACTGCGAACGACGGGGGAGAAATGTCCTCTTCGACTCAAACGCCAAAAAGAGGAGCTCGGAGGAAGCCCCGGTGTCG aagCCCTGCAGTGAGGCCCAGGTGAAGATGTTTGGGAAGTGCTGTCAGCTGCGGCCCACCGGAAGCTCCAGCTCACTggacagcagctcctcctccacgtCCGAGCCCCGGGAGCAGGGCCCACGCTTCCAA GGGTCCCGCTGCTCGTCGGACGCCAACATGCTGGGGGAGATGATGTTCGGCTCGGTGGCGATGAGCTACAAGGGATCCACGCTGAAAATCCACCAGATCCG ATCCCCTCCGCAGCTCATGCTGAGCAAAGTGTTTACCGCTCGGACAGGAAGCAGCGTTTACGGCAGCCTCAACAC GTTGCAAGACAGCCTTGAGTTCATCAACCAAGATTCAAACTCACTGCGACCAGATCAGAGCACTGTTGTGAATGGATTTCTCGGGAACATAG gacacaGCAACCCCATGGACATGCCCGGCAGGGGACTGAACGACGAGAGGGACAGCGGGATCGCCAGATCAG cgtCACTCAGTAGCCTGCTGATCACTCCTTTCCCCTCGCCCGGCTCCTCCCTGACCAGCAGCTGTGCCAGCAGCTACCAGAGACGCTGGCTGCGGAGCCAGACCACCAGCCTGGAGAACGGGGTCTTCCCAAGATG GTCAGTGGAGGAGAGCTTCAACATGTCTGATGAGAGCAGTGGGCCCAGCCTTGGTGTGGTCAGAAAGAAGAAGATAGCTATTGGAGTCATCTTTCTGCTGTCACAAGACGAGGAGGAGAACACCAAGTTCCAGGACTTCTTCTTTTCTCATTTCCCACTCTTTGAGAGTCACATGAACAAGCTCAAAAGTGCAATCGAACAG GCCATGAAAATGAGCCGGCGGTCAGCTGATGCCAGCCAGCGGGTGCTGGCTTACAGCCGGATCGTAGACGGGCTGAACGAATTTAG GACGACCATCTGCAACCTTTACACCATGCCCCGCGTGGCCGAGCCTGTGTGGCTGACCATGATGTCGGGAACCCCCGAGAAGAACCAGCTCTGCGGCCAGTTCATGAGGGAGCTCGCCCTGCTGATGGAGCAGGCCTCCAAGAATCA GTTCCTTCCAGCGCTCCTCACCGCTGTCCTCACCCACCACCTGGCCTGGGTTCCCACGGTGATGCCAAACGGACAGCCGCCCATCAAGATCTTCCTGGAGAAGCACTCTTCCCAGAGCGTGGACATGCTGGCCAAGACGCATCCCTACAACCCGCTGTGGGCTCAGCTCG GTGACCTGTACGGGGCGATCAGCTCACCGGTGCGGCTCTCCCGGACAGTGGTGGTGGGGAAGAGGCAGGAGCTGGTGCAGAGGCTCCTCTACGTCCTCACCTACTTCATCCGCTGCTCGGAGCTGCTGGAGACGCACCTGCTGGAGAGCGCGGAGGACGAGGCCATCGTCATGCCGGGCTCGCTCATCACCACCTCACTCCGGCGTGGCGAGGTGGAGGAGTCCGACTATGTGCTGGTCACCATGCACAAGCCCCGTGACGACTACCTGTCGCAGGGGGTCGCCGCCGAGGACGACTACCCCTCCGACGGCAGCTGCCGGGACGAGCCATGCCCGGACCCCGAGGCCGACGGCGGCCAGGGCCCTAAGGGCAGTGCCCTGCAGGCCCTCTTCAACCCCGGCGCGCTGCCCGTCATCCGCACCGAGGACGTCAGCGACTTGCCGGCCTACAAGGAGAAGGCCAGCAGCCACTGCCTGGACGCCAAGCTGGAGACAGTGGTGTGCGTGGGGTCGGCGTCCTCCAGGGACCAGGGCTCGgtgctggaggtggagctggaggcggATCTGGACTCCGTGGCCAGTGAGGAGGCTCCCGACTGCGGGAGCCACCCGATCAAAGTCTTCCGCTCCTCGGGGATACCGCTGGAGAAGAAGCCCCCGGACAAGAAGCTGGCCGGCCCGTTCCTGGACGACGAGCAGCCCGCCTCCAAAGTGACTTTCCTTATTGGGGACTCCATGTCCCCGGACTCGGACACGGAGAGCAGGAGGCAAAAGGTGGAGGAACAAATCAAGAAGCACAAgaaacacctgcagcagcaggagggcaGCACCGAGCCAAAATGTGAGTCGAAGACGACACTAGAGGACCAAAGCAAGACCAACGAGGGCAAGGAGACCCTGCTACGAGTCTCCAGCAAGATGCCCAAATGGAATTCCACCCCGGAGGAGTGCATGGACTTGTTCGACGAGTACTTCAGCGACGACAACCCGGTGGAGACCAGGACTATTGACGATGTGTCAAAAAAACAGGAGGCGAGCAGCGCGGACAAATCgaaggaggagctgctggatcCCTCAGGCGCCTCCAGGCGGGAGGCCGCCCCCGAGAGcgagggggtgcagggggacCCGGGCGGCGGCAGGTGTCGCTGCAGCTCGACGGACACGGCGAGCGATGGCTTGTGCGGGCGGTGTTCTGCCGAGCAGGACAAGGGCATCGTGATCTCCGTTCCCATCCCACAGGGGGACAAGGCGGACCTCAAGAAGGTCCCCGCCCCCAACGAGTGGGAGTTCCCCCGGAACGAGAGCTCAGACAGCGCCCTGGGGGATAGCGAGAGCGAGGACGCGGGGCAGGAGCTGCACCGGCCGGACGGGCGGTACTGccgggaggagcaggaggagtgGCTGGATGAGGTGGAGGTCCCCTTCCCAGG GGCAAAGCTGGTTGAAAATTACTCCAAACCGAGCATCGCCAACTTCGGGAGGTCTCTGTTCGGCGGGTACTGTCCGACGTATGTGCCCGACTTTGTTCTGCACGGCATGCCCAGCGACGAGCGGCTTCGGCAGTGCCTGATGGCGGATTTGGCGCATGCCGTACAG CATCCGGTTTTGGATGAGCCCATAGCAGAGGCCGTCTGCATTATAGCAGACACAGACAAGTGGATGGTGCAGGTAGCCAGCAGCCAGAGGAGagccactgaaaacaaactggGCAAGGAGGTCCTGGTGTCCAACCTGGTATCCAGCCTTCTCCATTCGACCTATCAGCTCTACAAACTCAACCTCTCCCCGAATTTT TGCATTATGCACCTAGAAGACCGGCTCCAGGAACTGTATTTCAAGAGCAAAATGCTGGCGGAGTACCTGAGGGGTCAGGCCAGAGTGCACGTCAAAGAGCTGGGAATGGTCCTGGG GATCGAGTCCAGCGATCTCCCTCTGTTGGCGGCGATAGCGAGCACGCACTCCCCATATGTGGCCCAGATCCTGCTGTAG